A DNA window from Leishmania panamensis strain MHOM/PA/94/PSC-1 chromosome 27 sequence contains the following coding sequences:
- a CDS encoding NADH-ubiquinone oxidoreductase 20 kDa subunit, mitochondrial precursor (TriTrypDB/GeneDB-style sysID: LpmP.27.0730), translating to MLRRTHIAFTGRAMISRGSPEWSHRLDLKKGKKTTLAHKLGTSKPNNALQYAQMTLHDLTEWVLAYSPWPLTFGLACCAVEMMHSYSSRYDLDRFGIVPRPSPRQAEIIIVSGTVTNKMAPLLRNIYVQMVNPKWVISMGSCANGGGYYHFSYAVLRGCERSIPVDFWIPGCPPSAESLVFCLHNLQKKIRWHEIQKYSVR from the coding sequence atgctgcgccgcacacaTATCGCCTTTACGGGCCGCGCCATGATCTCGCGTGGTAGCCCCGAGTGGTCCCATCGCCTTGATCtaaagaaggggaagaaaacgACGCTGGCACACAAGCTCGGTACCAGCAAGCCCAACAACGCCCTACAGTACGCGCAGATGACGCTGCACGACTTGACGGAGTGGGTCTTGGCCTACTCGCCCTGGCCGCTCACCTTCGGTCttgcctgctgcgccgtaGAAATGATGCACTCCTACTCGTCGCGCTACGACTTGGACCGCTTCGGGATCGTGCCCCGTCCGTCTCCTCGACAAGCGGAGATCATTATTGTATCTGGCACCGTAACGAACAAgatggcaccgctgctgcgaaaCATCTACGTGCAGATGGTGAACCCAAAGTGGGTGATTTCGATGGGTAGCTGCGCGAACGGCGGCGGCTACTACCATTTCTCCTACGCTGTGCTCCGCGGCTGCGAGCGGTCGATCCCAGTCGACTTCTGGATCCCTGGCTGCCCGCCGTCTGCCGAGAGCCTCGTGTTTTGTCTGCACAACCTGCAGAAGAAGATTCGCTGGCACGAAATTCAAAAGTATTCGGTGCGGTAA
- a CDS encoding hypothetical protein (TriTrypDB/GeneDB-style sysID: LpmP.27.0740), whose amino-acid sequence MLHVVLFKFDAKKFAQEFPGDSLQEEIKAIRQAEIPGLVEVIMSAKNITPWAGYQDASGGYTHALVSRHVSATALRIYANHPVHKALQVRFFKCLAAPPLRMELDIHSNL is encoded by the coding sequence ATGCTGCACGTCGTCCTCTTCAAGTTCGACGCGAAGAAGTTCGCGCAGGAGTTCCCGGGCGACTCGCTCCAAGAGGAGATTAAAGCAATACGCCAGGCTGAGATCCCCGGCCTCGTCGAGGTGATCATGAGTGCCAAGAACATCACCCCCTGGGCTGGCTACCAGGATGCCTCGGGGggctacacacacgcattgGTGTCGCGTCACGTGAGCGCGACTGCACTGCGCATCTACGCCAATCATCCAGTGCACAAAGCACTGCAGGTGCGCTTCTTCAAGTGtctcgcggcgccgcctctccgCATGGAGCTCGACATTCATTCAAACCTATaa
- a CDS encoding hypothetical protein (TriTrypDB/GeneDB-style sysID: LpmP.27.0750), with protein MALDAANSKEEAHEKSLNPLVNSVCQCVHLKLKGPLQLEKLCELLKRVRTSVPGLIELHFGESMTLSTNKTDSAEGNTHALFSRHQNGHYLRMYQIHPARMDLMNYLMSTAERPATVVDFVNVTSSL; from the coding sequence ATGGCGCTCGATGCGGCCAATTCAAAAGAGGAGGCTCACGAGAAATCCTTGAACCCGCTGGTGAACTCGGTCTGTCAATGCGTGCATCTGAAGCTGAAAGGGCCGCTGCAACTGGAGAAACTATGCGAGCTGCTCAAGCGGGTACGCACATCCGTGCCGGGCCTCATCGAGCTTCACTTTGGCGAAAGCATGACGCTATCTACGAACAAGACCGACTCTGCTGAGGGCAATACGCATGCCCTCTTCAGCCGCCATCAGAATGGGCACTACCTCAGAATGTATCAGATTCATCCGGCCCGCATGGACCTAATGAATTACCTCATGAGCACAGCGGAGCGCCCGGCGACAGTGGTTGACTTTGTGAATGTCACCTCAAGTCTTTGA
- a CDS encoding small GTP-binding protein Rab1, putative (TriTrypDB/GeneDB-style sysID: LpmP.27.0760): MTAEYDYLFKLLLIGDSGVGKSCLLLRFADDSYTDSYISTIGVDFKIRTLNLDSKVIKLQIWDTAGQERFRTITSSYYRGAHGIIIVYDTTDMESFNNVKTWLSEIDKYASENVNKILVGNKCDLVTKKAVDTQMAKDFADSLGIPFLETSAKNSTNVEEAFIQMASGIKTRLAVSGETKSVSRPNLQNPPAPKKEDNCC, encoded by the coding sequence ATGACCGCTGAGTACGACTACCTCTTCAAGCTGCTGCTCAttggcgacagcggcgtcggGAAGTCctgcctgctcctccgcttcGCCGATGACAGCTACACCGATAGCTACATCTCCACCATCGGTGTCGACTTTAAGATCCGCACGCTGAACCTGGACAGCAAGGTAATCAAGCTGCAGATTTGGGATACCGCCGGCCAGGAGCGCTTCCGCACCATTACGAGTAGTTACTACCGTGGTGCGCACGGCATCATCATAGTGTATGACACGACAGACATGGAGAGCTTCAACAACGTCAAGACATGGCTGAGCGAAATCGATAAATACGCAAGCGAGAACGTGAACAAGATCCTTGTCGGAAACAAGTGTGATTTGGTCACAAAAAAGGCTGTGGACACACAGATGGCGAAGGACTTTGCTGACTCCCTTGGCATCCCATTCCTTGAAACGAGCGCTAAGAACTCTACCAACGTTGAGGAAGCCTTTATTCAGATGGCCTCTGGCATCAAGACTCGCTTGGCCGTGAGTGGGGAGACAAAATCTGTGTCGCGTCCCAACCTACAGAACCCTCCGGCGCCAAAGAAAGAGGACAACTGCTGCTAG